A region from the Hydra vulgaris chromosome 10, alternate assembly HydraT2T_AEP genome encodes:
- the LOC136086398 gene encoding TNF receptor-associated factor 5-like yields MNLRLLSDEAYYSEAVYSPEGYYYRIKIYTRSTNEKNVAIFFQLIRGELDDALKWPFSKKIIFTLRNNEKLFAHTITPENYIQSLNASSFDIPTEEFNVAVGFPNFISHQELKQFIINNNLYITITIQ; encoded by the coding sequence ATGAATCTAAGATTACTTTCTGACGAAGCTTATTATTCAGAAGCTGTTTACTCACCCGAAGGATATTATTAtcgaataaaaatttatactcgCAGCACCAATGAAAAGAATGTAGCCATTTTCTTCCAACTTATTCGAGGAGAACTAGATGATGCTTTGAAATGGCcctttagtaaaaaaataatttttactctaagaaataatgaaaaacttttcGCTCATACTATCACTCCAGaaaattatattcaaagttTAAACGCGAGTTCTTTCGATATACCTACCGAAGAATTTAATGTAGCAGTTGGATTTCCTAATTTCATTTCACACCAAgaactaaaacaatttattattaacaataacttatatattacaattactattcaataa
- the LOC136086399 gene encoding deoxyuridine 5'-triphosphate nucleotidohydrolase-like, with the protein MDKCNQWSSDEVKEIQINDTIKWSFYETKNSACFDLRSKLEYTLQPYQRVLVRTGVYIDTIDSDLVGCILSKSGIAFKYGVVVLNAPGIIDPDYKGEIKVILINHSKEEYIIKPGDAVAQMGFVKMFKAVKKVIEFDGCACRQVTMSMIKNVERKGGFGSTGK; encoded by the coding sequence ATGGATAAATGCAATCAATGGTCTTCTGATGAAGTAAAAGAGATTCAAATAAATGATACTATAAAATGGtctttttatgaaacaaaaaatagtgcTTGTTTTGATCTGAGAAGTAAACTTGAATATACACTTCAACCCTATCAACGTGTTTTAGTACGTACTGGAGTATATATCGATACAATAGATTCAGATTTAGTAGGTTGCATACTTTCAAAATCAGGTATAGCTTTTAAATATGGTGTTGTCGTGTTGAACGCTCCAGGAATAATAGATCCTGATTATAAAGGTGAAATTAAAGTAATACTAATTAATCATTCAAAAGaagaatatattattaaaccTGGAGATGCTGTTGCTCAAATgggatttgtaaaaatgtttaaagctgtaaaaaaagtaatagaatTTGATGGTTGTGCTTGTCGTCAAGTAACAATGTCAATGATTAAAAACGTTGAAAGAAAAGGTGGTTTTGGTTCAAcgggaaaataa